From a region of the candidate division WOR-3 bacterium genome:
- the hycI gene encoding hydrogenase maturation peptidase HycI: MPNKWIKILRKEIDSAHRICILGVGNIQRGDDGAGPLLINLFKTRIEKKENILLINSGETPENFTGEIRKFQPDLVIIFDACIRSKKPGEIFIVNPEKIENEDISTHRLPLSMFVKFLEETIPTKVIIIGIEPKNLNFGDGISPEVKKAVEALVWLLCKCLKI; this comes from the coding sequence ATGCCAAATAAATGGATAAAGATTTTGAGGAAAGAGATTGACTCTGCCCATCGTATCTGTATCCTGGGTGTTGGAAATATCCAAAGAGGTGATGATGGAGCAGGGCCGCTGTTAATTAACTTATTTAAAACCAGGATAGAGAAAAAGGAAAATATTTTATTAATTAATTCTGGCGAAACTCCGGAAAATTTTACTGGTGAGATACGAAAATTTCAACCCGACCTGGTAATAATATTCGACGCCTGCATTCGCAGTAAAAAACCTGGCGAAATATTTATCGTAAATCCTGAAAAAATCGAGAATGAGGACATATCCACTCACCGTTTACCTTTATCAATGTTTGTAAAATTTCTTGAAGAAACAATCCCAACCAAGGTAATAATAATCGGCATTGAGCCGAAAAATTTAAACTTTGGAGATGGTATTTCGCCTGAAGTAAAAAAGGCAGTTGAAGCCCTTGTTTGGTTATTATGCAAATGCCTGAAAATTTAA